A genomic window from Silene latifolia isolate original U9 population chromosome Y, ASM4854445v1, whole genome shotgun sequence includes:
- the LOC141629752 gene encoding protein FAR1-RELATED SEQUENCE 5-like, whose amino-acid sequence MRAHQSLRQTRRKEYPYVRLIEAFVLGMIFDKLDDGLDFYKAYATNSGFKMRKSTQRNVDGVVMTKYCVCSKAGESKPRGKVKKRQRTTILCNAKIFFRRNEKGQYVIVDFHEGHTHLLSTPNTVVHLTESRELTLIHKSMIVENSKVNKGPVQSFRMFKEYVKGYQNVGASLEDFKNFWRDVKKFIKGYDAQMMIENFMHKKAMCSSYYFDFDVDDRGRLSRVCWFDPIAIKNYSLFGDMTSFDTTFNMNTYKMIFAPFTGVDHHKKCVSFGAGLIRKVTDEDFVWLFQNFLSAMSNKYPVCIITDQDRGIRSGVKTVFGDKTQHRYCMWHIMKKLPDKIGTTLYRETNFMKELCSCVWAEDIEPSEFEERWCSVISSYGLTGNKWLDTMFDKRAYWIPAYFRDLFMGGLMRTTSVSESRIAFSEIS is encoded by the coding sequence ATGCGGGCTCACCAATCATTGAGACAAACCCGAAGGAAAGAATACCCGTATGTGCGCTTAATTGAAGCCTTTGTTTTGGGTATGATCTTTGATAAACTAGATGATGGGCTAGATTTCTATAAGGCTTATGCTACTAACTCCGGTTTTAAAATGAGAAAGTCGACGCAACGAAACGTGGATGGGGTTGTCATGACTAAGTACTGTGTGTGCAGTAAAGCTGGAGAAAGTAAGCCTAGAGGGAAGGTAAAAAAGAGACAAAGAACTACAATTTTATGTAATGCAAAAATTTTTTTCCGTAGAAATGAAAAAGGTCAATATGTGATTGTTGACTTTCATGAAGGACATACCCATCTCCTCTCAACACCAAACACCGTGGTGCATTTGACTGAGTCACGAGAATTAACCCTTATACATAAATCCATGATTGTTGAGAATTCTAAGGTGAATAAAGGGCCTGTGCAAAGCTTTAGGATGTTCAAAGAATACGTGAAAGGGTATCAAAATGTCGGGGCATCACTTGAGGACTTCAAAAATTTTTGGAGGGATGtgaaaaaatttattaaagggtATGACGCGCAAATGATGATTGAAAATTTCATGCACAAAAAAGCCATGTGTAGTTCGTACTACTTTGATTTTGATGTTGACGATCGTGGTCGACTATCTAGGGTTTGTTGGTTTGACCCTATAGCTATAAAGAATTACAGTCTTTTTGGTGATATGACGTCTTTTGACACGACGTTTAATATGAACACGTATAAAATGATATTTGCACCTTTCACGGGGGTTGACCATCACAAGAAATGCGTGTCATTTGGAGCAGGACTTATAAGGAAAGTGACTGATGAGGATTTTGTATGGTTGTTTCAGAATTTTCTAAGTGCAATGAGCAATAAGTATCCCGTATGCATAATTACTGATCAAGATAGGGGCATAAGATCAGGGGTTAAAACAGTGTTCGGGGACAAAACTCAGcacagatattgcatgtggcatatcatgaaaaAGCTGCCAGACAAGATCGGAACTACGCTATATCGGGAAACTAACTTCATGAAAGAGTTGTGCTCCTGTGTTTGGGCAGAAGATATCGAACCGTCTGAGTTTGAGGAACGGTGGTGCTCAGTTATATCTTCATACGGGCTGACCGGCAATAAATGGTTAGATACCATGTTTGACAAAAGGGCTTATTGGATTCCAGCATatttcagggatttatttatgggTGGACTAATGAGAACCACGTCAGTGTCCGAGTCGAGAATAGCTTTTTCGGAAATTTCATGA